From a single Leptospira levettii genomic region:
- a CDS encoding LIC_13355 family lipoprotein has product MKTKLLHFFLIVSCLWTFDCKPSPSSSEESLAALIPLLGASANASVCPKSSTLPSDIFLANTVVSASANVSGFSDPKKAINGVCGAGELAGSLDVYALETTGAGATMVLSWGGRTVKNVPDSIDLIIYDNSFRISGDTNTYAMDPSVIQVSRDGSIYCGFNPSYTAGNINLLTSWTKFGGLRPVFYNMTTNPLSNEDLFISTGIPFLLGGGDGFDLDDLDPNDPNDVNCDTTAANDIKTNGFKFVKITSASNVINPATSTNFPWPPGSYNGSDIDGVVARELQ; this is encoded by the coding sequence ATGAAAACAAAATTACTTCATTTCTTCCTCATTGTATCCTGTTTGTGGACTTTCGATTGCAAACCCTCTCCTTCTTCCTCGGAGGAAAGCCTTGCTGCCCTCATTCCTTTACTGGGTGCAAGTGCCAATGCTTCTGTTTGTCCCAAATCTTCTACCCTCCCTTCTGATATTTTCCTTGCGAATACTGTTGTCAGTGCCTCTGCCAATGTCTCTGGATTTTCTGATCCCAAAAAAGCCATCAATGGTGTTTGTGGCGCTGGTGAACTTGCGGGATCTCTCGATGTGTATGCTTTGGAGACTACGGGGGCAGGTGCTACGATGGTCCTCAGTTGGGGTGGTAGAACTGTCAAAAATGTCCCAGACTCCATTGATTTAATTATCTATGATAATAGTTTTCGCATCTCAGGGGATACCAATACTTATGCCATGGATCCCTCTGTGATCCAAGTCTCCCGTGATGGATCCATCTATTGTGGTTTTAATCCGAGTTATACGGCTGGGAATATCAATTTACTGACCAGCTGGACTAAGTTTGGTGGCCTAAGACCCGTTTTTTACAATATGACCACCAATCCCTTGTCAAACGAGGATTTATTCATTAGTACAGGCATACCTTTCCTTCTCGGTGGTGGGGATGGATTTGATTTGGATGATTTAGATCCAAACGATCCGAATGATGTGAATTGTGACACAACAGCTGCCAATGATATCAAAACGAATGGATTTAAATTCGTAAAAATCACATCTGCAAGTAATGTCATCAACCCAG
- a CDS encoding alginate export family protein, with translation MQLSKERVILFCFILVFSSGFLNSEPIEEKPPENQSEPKPYVSPMKEKGLDPEFNRHMFVEPKLSKHSANSSQFWLNDVLRFGLYLRPRQESRYNLDFNASDKGYIDRTLQTSSLYFLFDPSPYVQAKVTLQDARVWGGESPASTGDIRANFFNNTADLYSRNQTNAVSVNQTSVREAFLLLNKLPFQSKFQVGRQIWAYGDQRLIGGGNWTVNGLSFDGARLMFQFENAKIHFLMARPYWTQSGTNGVVSANDPKLNSAANGTDTTLLGTYNSYTIPDWVTFDFYSLGIVRKWKKNNTNVVTGLPESSPDDPLASNRSRQNQNLITTGFRITNRTKGNFLPEGKSWDFTWESAFQSGTSGRRIQDPYLKEYLPNEWDNIRTEREKYTGQMHVFQTGYTFFKKLRLGGQVLFASGDKNRSDASVSTFQTLANPRFGVIPYFNNVAGISENINAQNLYSKSVSVTYSTEGYGEFQITYFQNDKAEKQDAWYAISGAPNSSSTIGEKNPTPVSFEKGSTENFSNQSYTSPYALGKRIYTEVDLTWHGQINDFVSLWLGVGYLEAGDAVKNYRNSKIQYNRTTQSFEWNQNYLQGRNQLAKEAYMAYAQINAAF, from the coding sequence ATGCAACTATCCAAAGAAAGAGTTATCCTATTTTGTTTCATTTTGGTCTTTTCTAGTGGTTTTCTAAATTCAGAACCTATAGAAGAAAAACCTCCCGAAAACCAATCAGAACCAAAGCCATATGTTTCTCCCATGAAAGAGAAAGGATTGGATCCTGAATTCAATCGACATATGTTTGTGGAACCAAAATTATCCAAACATTCTGCCAATTCTTCCCAGTTTTGGTTGAATGATGTATTACGATTTGGATTGTACCTTCGCCCACGCCAAGAGAGCCGTTATAATTTAGACTTCAATGCATCTGACAAGGGTTATATTGACCGTACCCTACAAACCTCATCTTTGTACTTTTTATTTGATCCAAGCCCTTATGTCCAAGCCAAGGTGACTTTACAAGATGCAAGGGTTTGGGGAGGAGAGTCACCTGCATCAACGGGTGACATTCGAGCCAATTTTTTTAATAATACCGCAGACCTATATTCCCGAAACCAAACTAATGCAGTTTCTGTAAACCAAACTAGCGTTAGAGAGGCATTTCTATTACTGAACAAATTACCTTTCCAATCCAAATTCCAAGTGGGAAGGCAAATTTGGGCCTATGGAGACCAAAGATTGATTGGTGGTGGTAACTGGACCGTGAATGGATTATCCTTTGATGGTGCCAGACTCATGTTCCAATTTGAAAATGCCAAAATCCATTTTTTAATGGCTAGGCCTTATTGGACTCAAAGTGGAACCAATGGGGTTGTTTCTGCCAATGATCCAAAACTCAATTCAGCGGCAAATGGAACCGACACAACACTATTAGGAACTTATAACAGTTATACGATTCCTGACTGGGTGACATTCGATTTTTATAGTCTAGGTATTGTTCGAAAATGGAAAAAAAATAATACGAATGTGGTTACAGGATTACCTGAATCTTCCCCCGACGACCCTTTGGCATCAAATCGTAGCCGCCAAAACCAAAATTTGATCACAACTGGATTTCGAATTACGAATCGTACGAAAGGTAATTTTTTACCAGAAGGTAAGTCTTGGGACTTCACATGGGAATCGGCATTCCAATCAGGAACTTCTGGACGTAGGATCCAAGATCCTTACCTAAAAGAATACCTGCCAAATGAATGGGACAATATCAGAACCGAAAGAGAAAAATATACAGGACAAATGCATGTTTTTCAAACTGGTTACACATTCTTCAAGAAACTTAGGTTAGGTGGACAAGTTTTATTTGCTTCAGGTGATAAAAATAGATCGGATGCCTCCGTCTCCACTTTCCAAACTCTGGCAAATCCAAGATTTGGAGTGATTCCCTATTTTAATAATGTGGCGGGAATTTCGGAAAATATCAACGCCCAAAATTTATATTCTAAATCTGTGAGTGTCACTTACTCAACTGAAGGTTATGGAGAATTCCAAATTACCTATTTCCAAAATGATAAAGCAGAAAAACAAGATGCATGGTATGCAATTAGTGGTGCGCCAAACTCTTCTTCCACGATCGGTGAAAAAAATCCAACCCCAGTGTCGTTTGAAAAAGGAAGTACAGAAAATTTCTCCAATCAATCGTATACTTCTCCCTATGCTTTAGGCAAAAGAATTTATACGGAAGTGGATTTGACTTGGCACGGACAAATCAATGATTTTGTCTCACTCTGGTTAGGTGTTGGTTATCTGGAAGCTGGTGATGCAGTTAAAAATTACAGAAATAGCAAAATCCAATACAATCGCACCACTCAATCCTTTGAATGGAACCAAAACTATTTACAAGGGAGAAACCAATTGGCAAAAGAAGCCTATATGGCCTATGCCCAAATCAACGCTGCATTTTAG
- a CDS encoding TetR/AcrR family transcriptional regulator translates to MLEAHHKQRRIRNSLSREEIRDVSLLILKEEGLDGLSMRKIANRLGCSVASPYSYYESQIDLVQDLIRTGEDELLSMLKKASADVKTGSAFDQLAAIARAYFQFASNNRELHKVMFVTDYGGVHRKAFPQLPKSYRFFLETVRIGFDSGEIPYPKNEYPAIARLMWSWMYGVIVLDMTGMLRKRKGAGNPIEEGISYFQKLLSKKPT, encoded by the coding sequence ATGTTGGAAGCCCACCACAAACAAAGAAGGATTCGCAATAGCCTCTCTCGCGAGGAAATTAGAGATGTATCCCTCCTCATTCTAAAAGAAGAAGGACTCGATGGGCTTTCCATGCGTAAAATTGCCAACCGGCTTGGTTGTAGTGTGGCGAGCCCCTATTCTTATTACGAGAGCCAAATTGACCTTGTCCAAGATTTGATCCGAACGGGTGAGGATGAGCTCCTCTCCATGTTAAAAAAAGCAAGTGCTGATGTCAAAACGGGATCTGCCTTTGACCAATTGGCCGCGATTGCACGTGCCTATTTCCAATTCGCAAGCAACAACCGCGAACTTCACAAAGTGATGTTTGTTACCGACTACGGTGGGGTTCATAGAAAGGCATTCCCTCAACTTCCGAAAAGTTATCGGTTTTTTTTAGAAACAGTTAGAATTGGTTTTGATTCTGGCGAAATTCCATACCCTAAAAACGAGTATCCAGCGATTGCAAGGTTGATGTGGAGTTGGATGTATGGAGTGATTGTTTTGGATATGACAGGTATGCTCCGAAAAAGAAAAGGAGCAGGAAATCCTATTGAAGAAGGAATTTCCTACTTTCAAAAGTTACTTAGTAAAAAACCAACCTAG
- a CDS encoding lysophospholipid acyltransferase family protein, which produces MFYYVGRSIGFVLMWIVVKPMRFKYGNKKVEIQNDFILRQLNGKSMILISNHIKPRNKFLKIITMPYDAFVIRGVLKRYGIYTTALTSYDSGMGNKGRKSKWLKRKEQVVKGIVKSIDLIPLNRNESDPVTIKDFQRRIKKGNLGIGIFPEGSWYRGFRKSRKLFPGMVVLSKRYNLPIVPLYLDAYNLNKPIRLTVGNPVWQVNDNNETMAFIKTELIRLNQVGKNQIAQTEGVENSLDSDEEGMEVSPSIG; this is translated from the coding sequence ATGTTTTATTATGTCGGAAGGTCTATTGGTTTTGTATTGATGTGGATTGTGGTAAAACCCATGAGATTCAAATACGGAAACAAAAAAGTAGAAATTCAGAACGACTTCATTTTGCGCCAGTTAAACGGCAAATCTATGATTCTGATTTCAAATCATATCAAACCACGAAATAAATTTTTAAAAATCATCACCATGCCTTATGATGCATTTGTCATTCGTGGAGTTCTAAAACGATACGGAATATATACAACTGCGTTAACAAGTTATGATTCAGGAATGGGCAATAAAGGCAGAAAGTCAAAATGGCTCAAACGGAAAGAACAAGTTGTCAAAGGAATTGTAAAATCAATCGACTTAATTCCCTTAAACCGAAATGAATCAGATCCAGTGACAATCAAAGATTTCCAAAGAAGGATTAAAAAAGGAAATTTAGGCATTGGAATTTTTCCGGAAGGATCTTGGTACCGAGGATTTCGTAAATCTCGAAAATTATTTCCTGGAATGGTGGTACTGAGTAAACGTTATAATTTACCAATTGTTCCTTTGTATTTAGATGCATACAACTTAAACAAACCAATACGCTTAACTGTTGGAAATCCTGTCTGGCAAGTGAATGATAATAATGAAACAATGGCATTTATCAAAACCGAACTCATCAGACTTAACCAAGTTGGAAAAAATCAAATCGCTCAAACTGAAGGTGTAGAAAACAGTTTGGACTCGGATGAGGAAGGAATGGAAGTTTCGCCTAGCATTGGCTAG
- a CDS encoding sodium-dependent bicarbonate transport family permease — protein MDLHNALNNILNPPVLFFFLGMGVVFFKSDLRITEGVSKFLSLYLLFSIGFKGGHELFKSPFAEEHLLTLIACMFMACFVPVYSYFIFRLKLDHANSAALAGSFGSISAVTFVTAGAFLHSYGFEYQGFIVAGMALMESPAIVIAVIIDRLGKKKQNGNPTEKIQWKQLLHEAFFSSSVYILIGALIVGYLSGESGWNTTKPFTEDIFKGLLTFFLLDKGIDAAKQMRELKKVGFFLVGSTVIIMFINVVIAIFLTKIIQMPIGDALMFVVLCASASYIAVPAAMKDSIPEASPSIYLTVALSIVFPINIIIGIPLYFYVLKGL, from the coding sequence ATGGATTTGCACAATGCTCTGAATAATATTTTAAACCCACCCGTACTATTTTTCTTTTTAGGCATGGGTGTTGTATTCTTTAAATCGGATCTCCGCATAACAGAGGGAGTTTCAAAATTTCTTTCTTTATACTTATTGTTCTCCATTGGTTTTAAAGGTGGGCATGAATTATTTAAATCACCTTTCGCGGAAGAACACTTACTTACACTCATTGCATGTATGTTTATGGCATGTTTTGTTCCTGTGTATTCTTACTTCATCTTTCGATTGAAGTTAGACCATGCCAATTCTGCAGCACTTGCTGGAAGTTTTGGTTCGATCAGCGCAGTAACGTTTGTAACAGCAGGAGCCTTCTTACATAGTTACGGATTTGAATACCAAGGTTTCATCGTTGCTGGAATGGCACTTATGGAATCACCTGCCATTGTCATCGCTGTTATTATCGATCGCCTCGGTAAAAAGAAACAAAACGGAAATCCTACTGAAAAAATCCAATGGAAACAATTGTTACATGAAGCCTTTTTTAGTTCATCTGTTTATATCTTAATTGGAGCTCTTATCGTTGGATATCTCTCAGGTGAGTCTGGATGGAATACAACTAAACCATTTACAGAAGATATCTTTAAGGGACTTCTTACATTTTTCCTTTTGGACAAAGGGATTGATGCCGCTAAACAAATGCGCGAGTTAAAAAAAGTTGGTTTTTTCTTGGTTGGATCAACAGTCATCATCATGTTTATCAATGTTGTGATTGCGATCTTTTTGACAAAAATCATCCAGATGCCAATTGGTGATGCATTAATGTTTGTTGTATTATGTGCATCTGCTTCTTATATTGCAGTTCCAGCAGCGATGAAAGATTCAATTCCAGAAGCAAGCCCTAGTATTTACTTAACTGTTGCTTTATCGATTGTTTTTCCAATCAATATCATCATCGGCATTCCACTTTATTTTTATGTATTGAAAGGATTATAA